A genomic region of Synechococcus sp. NOUM97013 contains the following coding sequences:
- the ilvA gene encoding threonine ammonia-lyase, biosynthetic: MDDYLPRILRARVYDVARESPLELAGNLSRRLNNHVWLKREDLQPVFSFKLRGAYNRMVQLSEQERERGVIAASAGNHAQGVALSASHLQCRAVIVMPMTTPSVKVDAVRQLGGEVVLHGETYDEACAEATRRSEDEGLCFIHPFDDPEVIAGQGTVGMEILRQCQDPPDAIYVAIGGGGLIGGIAAYVKSLWPDVEVIGVEPHDAAAMTLSLEAGERIRLPQVGLFADGVAVREVGENTFRLAQRYVDSIVTVSTDEICAAIKDVFEDTRSILEPAGALAIAGLKADVSRRQLQGRQLVAVACGANMNFDRLRFVAERAELGEEREAMLAVEIPEQPGSLRQLCELLQKRSLTEFSYRMRAGDRAHIFMGVQVKGQQDRADLLASLRSNGYDCLDLSDDELSKVHLRHMVGGRLPQQTDDSDSPRQELLYRFEFPERPGALMRFVSALHSNWSISIFHYRNHGADVGRIVVGVLVSPDDLESWQAVLRDLGYPSWEETSNPAYRIFLGS; the protein is encoded by the coding sequence ATGGACGATTACCTGCCCAGGATCCTGCGCGCGAGGGTTTACGACGTAGCCCGGGAAAGCCCGCTTGAGTTAGCCGGCAATCTCAGCCGTCGGCTGAACAATCACGTCTGGCTGAAACGTGAAGACCTCCAGCCGGTTTTCTCGTTCAAGTTGCGTGGTGCTTACAACCGCATGGTGCAGCTCTCTGAGCAGGAGCGCGAGCGGGGTGTGATTGCAGCGAGCGCTGGCAACCATGCCCAGGGCGTGGCCCTCAGTGCCTCCCATTTGCAGTGCCGCGCTGTAATCGTGATGCCGATGACCACCCCCAGCGTGAAGGTCGATGCGGTGCGCCAGCTCGGAGGCGAGGTGGTTCTGCATGGAGAGACCTACGACGAGGCCTGCGCCGAAGCAACCCGTCGCAGTGAAGACGAGGGGCTGTGTTTCATCCATCCCTTCGATGACCCGGAAGTGATTGCCGGCCAGGGAACGGTGGGTATGGAGATCCTGCGCCAGTGCCAGGACCCCCCTGACGCGATTTACGTGGCCATTGGCGGTGGGGGGCTGATCGGTGGGATTGCTGCCTACGTCAAGAGCTTGTGGCCCGACGTGGAGGTGATCGGGGTTGAACCCCATGACGCCGCTGCCATGACCCTGTCGCTCGAGGCTGGCGAACGGATCCGACTGCCCCAGGTGGGATTGTTTGCCGACGGAGTCGCCGTCCGGGAAGTGGGGGAAAACACCTTCCGCCTGGCCCAGCGTTATGTGGATTCAATCGTCACCGTGAGCACGGACGAGATCTGTGCTGCGATCAAAGACGTGTTTGAAGACACGCGCTCCATCCTTGAGCCGGCAGGAGCCCTCGCCATTGCAGGTCTCAAAGCCGACGTGTCCAGACGCCAATTGCAGGGACGACAGCTGGTGGCGGTGGCCTGTGGCGCCAACATGAATTTTGATCGCCTGCGGTTTGTCGCCGAACGTGCTGAGCTCGGCGAAGAGCGTGAAGCGATGCTGGCCGTCGAGATTCCAGAACAGCCCGGCAGTCTGCGCCAGCTCTGTGAGCTGCTGCAGAAACGCAGCCTTACGGAATTTAGTTACCGCATGAGGGCAGGCGATCGAGCCCACATCTTTATGGGGGTGCAGGTCAAGGGTCAGCAGGATCGTGCTGACCTTCTGGCATCACTGCGCAGCAACGGTTACGACTGCCTTGACCTCAGTGACGACGAACTCTCCAAGGTGCATCTCAGGCACATGGTGGGAGGGCGACTTCCGCAGCAGACCGACGACTCTGACTCGCCCAGGCAGGAACTGCTGTACCGATTTGAGTTCCCCGAAAGGCCTGGTGCGCTGATGCGCTTCGTGAGTGCATTGCACTCCAACTGGAGCATCAGCATTTTTCATTACCGGAATCACGGCGCTGACGTTGGTCGGATCGTGGTTGGCGTGCTGGTCAGCCCGGATGATCTGGAGTCATGGCAGGCCGTCCTGCGGGATCTTGGATACCCCAGCTGGGAAGAAACCTCCAACCCCGCCTATCGGATCTTCCTGGGCTCCTGA
- the scpB gene encoding SMC-Scp complex subunit ScpB, whose protein sequence is MSKQREGQQEQHLSVVESTVSLPARLEAILYLKGRPMSLRELSELVNESEANTEQGMLILIAGYAQRDTALEIHESNGRYSLQLRAGLGELVRDLLPVNLSTATLRTLATIALKKRILQSDLVDLRGSGAYDHIKELVNQNFIERKRQSEGRSYWITLSEKFHRTFSVLPELSGSSEPTQAA, encoded by the coding sequence GTGAGTAAACAACGTGAGGGCCAGCAGGAGCAACACCTGAGCGTTGTGGAATCGACTGTGTCGTTACCGGCTCGTCTTGAGGCGATTCTCTACCTGAAGGGACGTCCGATGTCGCTCAGGGAACTGTCAGAGCTCGTCAATGAATCAGAGGCAAACACCGAGCAGGGGATGCTCATCCTGATCGCCGGGTACGCCCAGAGGGACACAGCGCTTGAGATCCATGAGAGCAACGGGCGTTACAGCCTGCAGCTGCGGGCTGGACTGGGGGAATTGGTTCGCGATCTGCTGCCCGTCAATCTCTCCACTGCAACGTTGCGGACGTTGGCGACGATCGCGCTGAAAAAGCGGATCCTGCAATCCGATCTGGTCGACCTACGCGGCTCCGGTGCCTATGACCACATCAAGGAGCTTGTGAATCAGAACTTCATTGAACGCAAGCGTCAAAGCGAGGGGCGTTCGTACTGGATCACCCTCTCCGAAAAGTTTCACCGAACCTTTTCTGTGCTTCCCGAGCTCAGCGGGAGCTCCGAACCGACACAAGCTGCATAG
- a CDS encoding YggT family protein, protein MAIELVSTVLQVLAQTLQIYSLVLIVRVLLSWFPNLDWSNPVLSTVSSITDPYLNAFRGLIPPLGGLDLSAILAFVALNLMQQLLVSASISFAGGFGVYG, encoded by the coding sequence ATGGCCATCGAGCTTGTGTCCACCGTTCTTCAAGTGCTGGCTCAGACCCTGCAGATTTACTCGTTGGTTCTGATCGTTCGTGTGCTGCTGAGCTGGTTCCCCAACCTTGACTGGAGCAATCCGGTTCTGAGCACGGTCAGTTCAATCACCGATCCATATTTGAATGCCTTTCGCGGTCTGATCCCGCCTTTGGGTGGTTTGGATCTCTCCGCGATTCTGGCCTTCGTTGCGTTGAACCTGATGCAGCAGCTTCTGGTGTCTGCCTCCATCTCTTTTGCCGGTGGTTTCGGCGTTTACGGCTGA
- a CDS encoding nucleoside triphosphate pyrophosphohydrolase family protein: protein MQLNDYQRESRSTARYPDAGRNLIYPTLGLTGEAGEVADKVKKLIRDRGGVIDDQFTADIALELGDVLWYIAQLATELGLDLDAVAEGNLRKLGSRAERGTLQGEGDHR from the coding sequence GTGCAGCTGAACGACTACCAACGGGAATCCCGCAGCACGGCTCGCTATCCGGATGCAGGGCGGAATCTGATCTACCCAACCCTGGGGCTGACGGGAGAGGCCGGTGAAGTGGCCGACAAGGTCAAGAAACTGATCCGGGATCGCGGCGGTGTGATCGATGACCAGTTCACTGCTGACATCGCACTGGAATTAGGCGATGTGCTCTGGTACATCGCCCAGCTGGCCACTGAGCTCGGGCTCGATCTCGACGCGGTGGCCGAAGGCAATCTGCGCAAACTGGGAAGTCGGGCTGAGCGGGGAACCCTCCAGGGGGAGGGAGATCACCGCTGA
- the pyk gene encoding pyruvate kinase, translating into MAELDLTRRTKIVATIGPATESPERIRELIQAGATTFRLNFSHGDHSEHATRIATIRQVAHELGVHIGILQDLQGPKIRLGRFEEGPITLSKGDHFALTSKQVRCNQTVATVTYDKLAEEVTDGSRILLDDGRVEMKVDRVDEVDQTLHCVVTVGGVLSNNKGVNFPDVQLSVRALTTKDRQDLAFGLQQGVDWVALSFVRNPSDMQEIRELIRKHGFSTPVVAKIEKFEAIDQIDAILPLCDGVMVARGDLGVEMPAEEVPLLQKDLIHKANSLGIPIITATQMLDSMASSPRPTRAEVSDVANAILDGTDAVMLSNETAVGDYPVEAVETMATIARRIERDYPQRPTDTHLPSTIPNAISGAVSSIARQLNAAAILPLTKSGATAHNVSKFRPSTPILAITSEVGVARKLQLVWGVTPLLIETQKSTTATFTLAMGVAQEMGVLKDGDLCVQTAGTLAGVSGSTDLIKVGIVSAVLGRGTGFGTGSISGKVRIATSASDCARLEPGEVLVATDTNADYLDAIRDAAAVITETPAETSHAAVIAQRLGIPVIAGVANATRDLLEGEVITLNVKDGAVHRGTGSNTAMKLDTML; encoded by the coding sequence ATGGCCGAGCTCGATCTGACCCGTAGAACCAAGATCGTCGCCACGATCGGCCCAGCCACAGAAAGTCCCGAACGAATTCGGGAACTGATCCAGGCAGGAGCGACAACATTCCGCCTGAACTTTTCCCACGGTGATCACAGCGAACATGCCACGCGAATCGCCACCATCCGACAGGTAGCGCATGAGCTGGGGGTTCACATCGGCATCCTTCAGGATCTTCAGGGGCCGAAGATCCGCCTAGGACGCTTTGAAGAAGGGCCGATCACGCTCAGCAAGGGTGACCATTTCGCGCTGACCTCCAAGCAAGTGCGTTGCAACCAGACCGTTGCAACGGTCACCTACGACAAACTGGCTGAAGAGGTCACAGATGGAAGCCGAATTCTTCTGGACGACGGCCGCGTTGAAATGAAGGTCGACCGCGTCGACGAGGTCGATCAGACCCTTCATTGCGTGGTCACCGTGGGTGGTGTGCTCTCCAACAACAAAGGAGTGAACTTCCCCGATGTTCAGCTGTCGGTGCGTGCACTCACCACAAAAGACCGTCAGGATCTGGCTTTCGGTCTGCAGCAGGGTGTGGATTGGGTCGCCCTGAGCTTCGTGCGCAATCCCTCCGACATGCAGGAGATTCGCGAGCTGATCCGCAAGCATGGCTTCTCGACTCCGGTGGTGGCCAAGATCGAAAAATTCGAAGCCATCGACCAGATCGACGCGATCCTGCCTCTCTGTGACGGCGTAATGGTGGCCCGCGGCGATCTCGGCGTTGAGATGCCCGCGGAAGAGGTTCCTCTGTTGCAGAAGGATCTGATCCACAAGGCCAACAGCCTGGGTATTCCGATCATCACGGCCACCCAAATGCTGGATTCCATGGCCTCCAGTCCACGCCCCACTCGCGCGGAAGTGAGTGACGTCGCCAACGCGATTCTGGATGGAACTGATGCAGTGATGCTCTCCAATGAGACCGCTGTGGGTGACTACCCGGTGGAAGCTGTCGAAACGATGGCAACCATCGCTCGTCGCATCGAGCGCGACTATCCCCAACGTCCCACCGACACACACCTGCCCAGCACGATTCCAAACGCGATTAGTGGTGCCGTGAGCAGCATTGCGCGCCAGCTCAATGCCGCAGCAATTCTTCCGCTCACCAAAAGCGGAGCAACGGCTCACAACGTCAGCAAGTTCCGTCCCTCCACGCCGATCCTCGCGATCACCTCGGAAGTGGGTGTGGCAAGGAAACTCCAGCTGGTCTGGGGCGTAACACCGCTGCTGATCGAAACACAGAAGAGCACCACCGCCACCTTCACACTGGCCATGGGCGTTGCCCAGGAAATGGGGGTGCTCAAGGACGGCGACCTCTGTGTTCAGACCGCCGGAACATTGGCAGGCGTCAGCGGCTCAACAGATTTGATCAAGGTAGGCATCGTCAGTGCAGTGCTGGGCCGAGGCACTGGATTTGGCACCGGATCCATCAGCGGCAAGGTGCGGATCGCCACATCAGCGAGCGACTGTGCACGGCTGGAACCCGGTGAAGTGTTAGTGGCCACCGACACGAATGCTGACTATCTCGACGCCATTCGTGATGCTGCGGCAGTCATCACGGAAACACCTGCAGAAACGTCCCATGCAGCCGTGATCGCCCAGAGGCTCGGAATCCCCGTCATTGCCGGCGTGGCGAATGCCACCCGCGATCTACTGGAAGGGGAAGTGATCACCCTCAATGTGAAAGACGGAGCCGTTCACCGCGGCACCGGCAGCAACACGGCCATGAAACTCGACACGATGCTCTGA
- a CDS encoding ABC transporter permease, translated as MASNLPLAETVGMALNTLKANRLRSLLTMLGIVIGNASVITLVGVGRGAQNLAENQLSNLGANVLFVVPGSNDTRRQGVAFPRTLVLEDAEAIAEQVPSVKRVAPQINANEVVQAGARSSTSPIFGVTPEFLPVRSFEVARGRFITEQDVQAARTVVVIGPDLRDKLFPNGGAIGSSLRIRDQSFSVVGVLAPKGAVFGSNQDENAYIPLSTMVSRLTGRDPTYGISLSFISAEANDENSTSAAKFQISNLLRQRHRILRNDDFAVRSQQDALTIVGTITGGLTLMLGAIGGVSLLVGGIGIMNIMLVSVSERTEEIGLRKALGARSSDVLRQFLVESLVLASLGGVIGTATGYGAIAAVAVFTPLPAAIGVTTVLVTVGLSGSIGLFFGVVPARRAARLDPITALRSL; from the coding sequence ATGGCTAGCAACCTGCCACTCGCCGAAACAGTCGGCATGGCTCTCAACACCCTGAAAGCCAATCGACTGCGAAGCCTGCTCACGATGCTGGGGATCGTGATCGGAAATGCCTCCGTGATCACTCTGGTTGGCGTTGGAAGAGGTGCTCAGAACCTGGCAGAAAATCAGCTCAGCAATCTGGGTGCCAACGTTCTATTCGTTGTTCCTGGCAGCAACGACACTCGCCGTCAGGGCGTCGCCTTTCCGCGCACCCTGGTGTTGGAAGACGCAGAAGCGATCGCCGAACAGGTGCCCAGCGTGAAGCGCGTGGCACCACAGATCAACGCCAACGAAGTGGTGCAGGCGGGAGCGCGCAGCAGCACCTCACCTATCTTCGGCGTGACACCGGAATTTCTTCCAGTGAGAAGTTTTGAAGTGGCTCGTGGTCGCTTCATCACCGAACAGGACGTTCAGGCGGCACGAACAGTTGTGGTGATCGGGCCTGACCTACGCGACAAACTGTTTCCCAATGGCGGTGCAATCGGCAGTTCGCTGCGCATTCGTGACCAGAGCTTCAGTGTGGTCGGCGTTCTTGCACCCAAAGGTGCAGTGTTCGGCTCCAATCAAGACGAAAACGCTTATATCCCACTCAGCACGATGGTGAGTCGGCTGACAGGCAGGGACCCCACCTACGGCATCAGTCTCAGTTTCATCAGTGCTGAAGCCAATGATGAAAACAGCACAAGTGCGGCCAAGTTTCAGATTTCCAATCTGCTTCGACAACGGCACCGAATTCTCCGCAACGATGATTTCGCTGTGCGCTCGCAGCAGGACGCACTGACCATCGTTGGCACGATCACCGGCGGACTCACGCTGATGCTGGGCGCGATTGGCGGCGTCTCGTTGTTGGTGGGCGGAATCGGGATCATGAACATCATGCTGGTGTCTGTGAGTGAACGAACGGAAGAAATCGGTCTAAGAAAAGCGCTTGGTGCCCGCAGCTCCGATGTGTTGCGACAATTCCTTGTGGAATCACTTGTGTTGGCAAGCCTGGGCGGGGTCATTGGTACCGCAACGGGGTACGGCGCGATCGCAGCTGTGGCCGTGTTCACTCCACTTCCGGCTGCGATTGGGGTCACCACGGTGCTGGTGACGGTTGGACTTTCAGGCTCAATTGGTTTGTTTTTTGGGGTCGTGCCGGCACGCCGTGCTGCGCGACTGGATCCGATCACGGCGCTACGCAGCCTGTAG
- the ftsH gene encoding ATP-dependent zinc metalloprotease FtsH: MNQRWRQILLWGLPITVALLLAWQFLGNGGVNNLKPGGPTVAPRNTAVARMSYGRFLDYVEAGRVTAVDIYDGGRDAVVEAVDPDLDNRVQRLRVDLPGLAPELINTLKSEGISFDIHPPKTAPPALGILGNLLFPLLLIGSLIFLARRSNNMPGGPGQAMQFGKTKARFAMEAETGVMFDDVAGVNEAKQDLQEVVTFLKQPEKFTSVGAQIPKGVLLVGPPGTGKTLLAKAIAGEAGVPFFSLSGSEFVEMFVGVGASRVRDLFKKAKENSPCLIFIDEIDAVGRQRGAGIGGGNDEREQTLNQLLTEMDGFEGNSGIIIIAATNRPDVLDSALMRPGRFDRQVTVDAPDIKGRLSILEVHARNKKLAPELSLDSIARRTPGFTGADLANLLNEAAILTARRRKDTISLSEIDDAVDRIIAGLEGQPLTDGRSKRLIAYHEVGHALVGSLVKDHDPVQKVTLIPRGQAQGLTWFSPDEEQMLVSRAQLKARIMGALGGRAAEDVVFGRAEVTTGAGGDIQQVASIARQMVTRFGMSNLGQMSLEGGGQEVFLGRDLMNRSEVSESISKQIDEQVRAIVMQCYEETLALVQGQREAMDQLVELLIEKETMDGDEFREILSNFTAIPEKERFVPVLN, encoded by the coding sequence ATGAATCAACGCTGGCGGCAGATTCTTCTCTGGGGACTCCCCATCACAGTTGCACTGCTGCTGGCGTGGCAATTCCTTGGCAATGGTGGTGTCAACAACCTCAAGCCTGGTGGTCCCACCGTTGCTCCCCGCAACACTGCCGTCGCCCGCATGAGTTACGGACGCTTCCTCGACTACGTGGAAGCTGGTCGTGTCACCGCAGTCGATATCTATGACGGTGGAAGGGATGCTGTTGTAGAAGCAGTCGATCCCGATCTCGATAACCGCGTGCAGCGCCTGCGGGTCGATCTCCCGGGACTGGCGCCCGAGCTGATCAACACGTTGAAGTCGGAAGGGATCAGCTTTGACATTCACCCACCGAAAACAGCTCCTCCAGCACTGGGGATCCTCGGCAATCTGCTCTTCCCCCTGCTGTTGATCGGTTCCCTGATTTTCTTGGCACGTCGATCCAACAACATGCCTGGCGGTCCTGGTCAGGCCATGCAATTCGGCAAGACCAAGGCCCGTTTTGCCATGGAAGCTGAAACCGGTGTGATGTTTGACGACGTCGCCGGCGTGAACGAAGCCAAGCAGGATCTTCAGGAGGTGGTCACCTTCCTCAAGCAGCCTGAGAAATTCACCTCTGTTGGTGCACAGATCCCCAAGGGTGTTTTGCTTGTTGGCCCCCCAGGCACTGGCAAAACCTTGCTTGCCAAAGCCATTGCTGGCGAAGCGGGTGTGCCGTTCTTCTCCTTGTCCGGTTCGGAGTTTGTGGAGATGTTCGTGGGTGTCGGCGCCAGCCGTGTGCGCGACCTCTTTAAGAAAGCCAAGGAAAACAGCCCCTGTCTGATCTTCATTGATGAGATTGACGCCGTTGGTCGTCAGCGTGGTGCCGGCATTGGTGGTGGCAACGATGAGCGTGAGCAGACCCTGAACCAGCTGCTCACCGAAATGGATGGTTTTGAGGGCAACAGCGGCATCATCATCATTGCTGCCACAAACAGGCCGGATGTGCTCGACTCAGCCTTGATGCGTCCCGGCCGCTTCGATCGTCAGGTCACGGTCGATGCTCCCGACATCAAGGGACGTCTGTCCATTCTTGAAGTTCATGCGCGCAACAAGAAGCTCGCTCCTGAGCTTTCCCTCGACAGCATTGCCCGTCGGACTCCTGGTTTTACAGGAGCAGACCTGGCCAACCTTCTGAATGAGGCGGCCATCCTTACGGCGCGGCGCCGCAAAGACACCATCAGCCTTTCTGAAATTGATGATGCCGTCGACCGCATCATCGCCGGTCTCGAAGGTCAGCCTCTGACCGATGGCCGCAGCAAGCGACTGATCGCTTATCACGAAGTTGGCCACGCACTGGTGGGATCTCTGGTCAAGGACCATGACCCCGTCCAGAAAGTCACCCTGATCCCCCGTGGCCAAGCCCAGGGATTGACCTGGTTCTCCCCCGATGAAGAGCAAATGCTCGTGTCGCGGGCACAGCTCAAAGCGCGCATCATGGGCGCCCTCGGCGGCAGAGCTGCTGAAGATGTGGTCTTCGGTCGCGCTGAAGTCACCACAGGTGCGGGCGGTGACATTCAGCAAGTCGCGTCCATTGCAAGACAGATGGTCACGCGCTTTGGCATGAGCAATCTGGGTCAGATGTCACTAGAGGGTGGCGGTCAGGAAGTTTTCCTGGGTCGCGATCTGATGAACCGCAGTGAAGTTTCTGAGTCCATCTCGAAGCAAATTGATGAGCAGGTGCGTGCCATTGTGATGCAGTGCTACGAGGAAACCCTTGCGCTGGTGCAGGGACAACGCGAAGCCATGGACCAACTGGTTGAGCTCTTGATTGAGAAAGAGACCATGGACGGTGACGAATTCCGCGAGATTCTCTCCAAC